TGGTAGATGACCACCGGCTCCTCGTCGCGGTCGTCCATCTCGCGGTAGAGCTTGAGGAGGTCGCCGGAGTCGAACTCGTAGAACGTGGGCGACATGGCCGCGTTCAGCATCGGGATGAAGCGCTCGGGACGGTCCGAGCCGGCCGGCCCCGCGACGACGCCGCACGCCTCGTCGGGGTGGTCCTTGCGCGCGTGCGCGACGATCTGGTCGACGAGGGCCTGGGTGATGGTCAGCATGCTGGCCAGGATAAGCAGACGGGCCGCCCCGTACCGACGGGTGGTACGGGACGGCCCATATACCGGACGCCTGGGCGGCGGGCGCGGGGAGCACCACGAGAGCTCCCGACACCGGTGCGTCCTGGACAAGCGGTTCAGCAACCTACCCAGGGGCGCGGGGAACTGCGCGACCAGCCACAACGGCGCAGCAGTCAACCCACAACCCTTGGCCCAGCGCCTATCCGACGTTCTCGAACTCCGGCTCGCGCCGCTCGGCGATCTCCGGGTTACGCGCCTTGAGTACGGCCCAGCCGATCCCGAGCGCGACGGCCCAGCCCGCCATCACGTACAGACACACCCGGGACTCGGAGTCGTACGCGATCAGCCCGGTCACGAAGAGCAGGAACACGATGGCGACGTACGAGCCCTTGGAGCCGCCCGGCGCCGGGAAGGACGACGCCGGCAGGCGCCCCGCCTCGACCGCACGGCGGTACCGCACATGGCTGATCAGGATCATCAGCCACGTCCAGATGCCCGCGGCGGTGGCGACGGAGACGACGTAGCTGAAGGCCTTCTCCGGAACGATGTAGTTCAGGACCACGCCGATGCCCATGAAGAGCACCGACACCGTGATGGCCAGCGCCGGCGTCTTCGTGACGGACAGCTTGTTGAAGGCCTTGGGGGCCTCGCCGCTGTCCGCGAGGGTGCGCAGCATGCGGCCCGTGGAGTACATGCCGGAGTTGCAGGAGGACAGGGCCGCGGTCAGCACGACGAAGTTGACGATGCCCGCGCCCGCCGGGATGCCGATCATGGCGAAGGCCTTCACGAAGGGGCTGACGCCGGGCGCGAACTCGGTCCACTTGACCACGCAGAGGATGACGGTGAGGGCGCCGACGTAGAAGAGCCCGATGCGCCAGGGCAGGGTGTTGATCGCCTTGGGGAGGGTCTTCTCGGGGTTCTCCGACTCACCGGCGGTGACGCCGACCAGCTCGACGGCGAGGTAGGCGAACATGACGCCCTGGAGGGTCATCAGGGAGGAGCCGATGCCCTTGGGGAAGAAGCCGTCGAAGGCCCAGAGGTTGGAGACGGCGGCCGTGTCGCCGGCGGCGCTGAAGCCGAAGGTGAGGACGCCGAGGCCGATCACGATCATGCCGATGAGAGCGGTGACCTTGATCATCGAGAACCAGAACTCGATCTCGCCGAACAGCTTCACCGAGATCAGGTTGGCCACGAACAGCACGACCAGGAAGCCGAGCGCCGAGGCCCACTGCGGGACGTCCGGGAACCAGTAGTGGATGTAGATCGCGGCGGCGGTCAGTTCCGCCATGCCGGTGACGACCCACAGCAGCCAGTACGTCCAGCCGGTGAAGTAGCCGAAGAACGGGCCGAGGAATTCCCGGGAGTACTCCGCGAACGAGCCCGAGACGGGGCGGTAGAGCAGGAGTTCACCGAGCGCGCGCATGATGAAGAAGATGATGACGCCGGCGACGGCGTACATCAGGATGAGACTGGGGCCCGCCTTGGCGATGTTCGCCCCGGCGTTGAGGAAGAGACCGACGCCGATGGCGCCGCCGATCGCGATCATCTGGACCTGGCGACTGCCGAGGCCACGCTCGTAACCCTCTTCGGAGGTGTGCTCCGAGCCTTTGTCGACCTGAGCGGAGGTCATGTGTGGTGCGCCTTTCTCCATACCGAACCGGGCCTCTCGTCGGCCTCGGATCGGTTCTCGATCCCCCCGGAT
Above is a window of Streptomyces sp. NBC_00490 DNA encoding:
- a CDS encoding M67 family metallopeptidase, giving the protein MLTITQALVDQIVAHARKDHPDEACGVVAGPAGSDRPERFIPMLNAAMSPTFYEFDSGDLLKLYREMDDRDEEPVVIYHSHTATEAYPSRTDVSYANEPGAHYVLVSTADTDGLGDFQFRSYRIVDGEITEEEVTVVEAY
- a CDS encoding amino acid permease, with protein sequence MTSAQVDKGSEHTSEEGYERGLGSRQVQMIAIGGAIGVGLFLNAGANIAKAGPSLILMYAVAGVIIFFIMRALGELLLYRPVSGSFAEYSREFLGPFFGYFTGWTYWLLWVVTGMAELTAAAIYIHYWFPDVPQWASALGFLVVLFVANLISVKLFGEIEFWFSMIKVTALIGMIVIGLGVLTFGFSAAGDTAAVSNLWAFDGFFPKGIGSSLMTLQGVMFAYLAVELVGVTAGESENPEKTLPKAINTLPWRIGLFYVGALTVILCVVKWTEFAPGVSPFVKAFAMIGIPAGAGIVNFVVLTAALSSCNSGMYSTGRMLRTLADSGEAPKAFNKLSVTKTPALAITVSVLFMGIGVVLNYIVPEKAFSYVVSVATAAGIWTWLMILISHVRYRRAVEAGRLPASSFPAPGGSKGSYVAIVFLLFVTGLIAYDSESRVCLYVMAGWAVALGIGWAVLKARNPEIAERREPEFENVG